A region of Mesoplodon densirostris isolate mMesDen1 chromosome 11, mMesDen1 primary haplotype, whole genome shotgun sequence DNA encodes the following proteins:
- the ATXN7L3B gene encoding ataxin-7-like protein 3B, which translates to MEEISLANLDTNKLEAIAQEIYVDLIEDSCLGFCFEVHRAVKCGYFYLEFAETGSVKDFGIQPVEDKGACRLPLCSLPGESGNGPDQQLQRSPPEFQ; encoded by the coding sequence ATGGAGGAAATTTCGTTGGCTAACCTGGATACTAACAAGCTAGAGGCCATCGCTCAGGAGATATACGTAGACCTAATAGAGGATTCCTGTTTGGGCTTCTGCTTTGAGGTGCACCGGGCAGTCAAGTGTGGCTACTTCTACCTGGAATTCGCAGAGACTGGTAGCGTGAAGGATTTTGGCATTCAGCCAGTGGAAGATAAAGGAGCGTGTCGCCTTCCGCTTTGCTCCCTTCCTGGAGAGTCTGGGAATGGGCCTGATCAGCAGCTGCAACGCTCACCTCCAGAATTCCAGTAG